In the Anaerobranca gottschalkii DSM 13577 genome, one interval contains:
- the rpsD gene encoding 30S ribosomal protein S4: MARYTGAVCRLCRREGTKLFLKGERCYTPKCAVDRRNYAPGQHGQNRKKLSEYGVQLREKQKLRRIYGVAEKQFRNYFKEANRRQGVTGENLLQILESRLDNVVFRLGFATSRTEARQLVTHGHFTVNGKKVDIPSYLTKPGDVIEVKEKSKESPKFKDLREFAATQNLVPWLERDVEALRGRVLAVPSRDEIDVPVAEHLIVELYSR, translated from the coding sequence ATGGCAAGATATACAGGAGCTGTATGTAGACTTTGCCGTAGAGAAGGTACTAAACTTTTCTTAAAAGGCGAAAGATGCTACACACCCAAATGTGCAGTAGATCGTCGTAACTATGCCCCAGGTCAACATGGGCAAAATAGAAAAAAACTTTCTGAGTACGGTGTTCAATTAAGGGAAAAGCAAAAATTACGTCGTATTTATGGTGTTGCAGAAAAGCAATTCCGTAACTACTTTAAAGAAGCAAATAGAAGACAAGGGGTTACTGGTGAAAACTTACTTCAAATTCTTGAAAGTCGTCTAGATAACGTAGTGTTCCGTTTAGGATTTGCAACATCTAGAACTGAGGCTAGACAACTAGTTACCCACGGTCACTTTACTGTAAATGGTAAAAAAGTTGACATTCCATCTTATTTAACTAAACCAGGTGATGTCATCGAAGTTAAAGAAAAATCTAAAGAATCTCCAAAGTTCAAAGATTTAAGGGAATTCGCTGCTACCCAAAACCTAGTTCCTTGGTTAGAAAGAGATGTAGAAGCTCTAAGAGGAAGGGTTTTAGCTGTTCCATCTAGAGATGAAATTGATGTACCAGTAGCAGAACATCTAATTGTTGAGCTTTACTCAAGGTAA